One window from the genome of Carassius carassius chromosome 15, fCarCar2.1, whole genome shotgun sequence encodes:
- the LOC132158244 gene encoding myocardin-like isoform X1, which yields MTLLASERSLLIRNKFRSVLQLRIQNRRQQNELNAESGTKASVPDKVREKEASSGLHQTEDVPTQKSPPSGLTAQTDPDRSYRGAHRQKKARLAEDLSKKIQSQPGPLELLQRHILPLENTASLPSDVFEDDNYSSASASPEQLGMHQSPGLSSSPGQGGDQSLSDVSSVATPISPNSVQQCRLALLPGTEGISQPMTMTVTGSNSISTTGRPKGMYMPSQTPALLPKIRKPSAPPSHSILGGSLTSSRPPRPRKPRDSKPKMRKLKYHQYIPPDQRTGTGSGAGSASQKNNSSRSPPTDSSHSHLLQQQQVFLQLQILNQQQQPPVTNSENHLKISGTTPQSSPKSGTPSTNPSTPDTSPIHQAELLPLNLDDLTVSVLRQQLRKRGLPVSGTKPALLERLRPFQMPRPSLTPAPLCQLGAKLESTHPASLKQLPTSLDPSANPAPMYINPSGLAEQSLGSDSYLTSPSSAGSSPNLHRSSPPMPSGTTWRPGQAVDELSVELEMRERMRSRPRGGAKDTQLCESSLHPFLQQETGCTRGKPDTGGQELLFSYCAGDGKVNCCQLCDVIGQDFDLPMQITASPAQASPTVRSLEEELQEAIQRVQMDPNQSIDDILDETISCSDNSSLITDFQSATTILSGSSPAPQPDQSQSTKRQRDYNFLSSPLCSSLLLELPPSPSNGPPLSSTPAPLPPPPICTTPPSSSLSRKRRSEVPDFDPADWLESLTSGLQPLTPPTAPFLESNFGLDSDLNVNRVLDLMVEQW from the exons TTCTGCAGTTGAGAATACAGAACCGCAGACAGCAGAATGAACTTAATGCAGAGTctg GTACAAAGGCCTCCGTCCCTGATAAAGTTAGGGAGAAAGAAGCCAGCAGTGGTTTG CATCAGACTGAAGATGTTCCCACTCAGAAGTCGCCCCCTAGTGGTCTGACTGCTCAAACTGACCCAG ACAGGAGTTATAGAGGAGCTCACAGGCAAAAGAAGGCCCGTCTGGCTGAGGATCTGAGTAAGAAAATCCAGAGTCAGCCTGGACCACTTGAACTCTTGCAGAGGCATATTCTGCCTCTAGAGAACA CTGCTTCATTGCCATCAGATGTCTTTGAAGATGACAACTACTCGTCTGCCTCTGCATCTCCCGAGCAACTCGGGATGCACCAGTCTCCTGGCTTATCATCATCACCTGGGCAAGGAGGTGACCAATCGCTTAGTGATGTGTCATCTGTTGCTACGCCCATCAGCCCAAACAGTGTACAG CAGTGTAGATTGGCATTGCTCCCGGGAACCGAGGGCATCAGCCAACCAATGACCATGACTGTAACAGGGTCAAACTCCATATCAACAACTGGGAGACCCAAGGGGATGTACATGCCCTCCCAGACACCAGCACTGCTGCCAAAGATACGCA AGCCTTCAGCTCCACCTTCTCATTCCATTCTGGGTGGGTCCTTAACTTCATCCCGCCCTCCGCGGCCACGAAAGCCTCGCGATTCAAAACCTAAAATGAGGAAGTTGAAATATCATCAGTACATTCCCCCAGATCAAAGGACTGGGACTGGAAGCGGAGCAGGAAGTGCTTCACAAAAGAATAATAGTAGTCGGTCTCCGCCCACTGACTCCTCTCACTCCCACCTCTTGCAACAACAGCAGGTGTTCTTACAACTACAAATTCTTAACCAGCAACAACAGCCCCCTGTGACAAACAG TGAGAATCATCTGAAGATTTCTGGAACTACGCCTCAAAGTTCCCCTAAATCTGGAACACCATCAACAAACCCGTCTACTCCTGATACAAGTCCCATCCACCAGGCAGAGTTACTGCCCTTAAACCTTGATGACTTAACA GTGTCAGTTCTTCGGCAGCAGTTGCGGAAACGTGGACTCCCAGTTTCTGGCACTAAGCCTGCATTATTAGAGAGACTTCGTCCTTTCCAGATGCCTCGTCCCTCATTAACACCTGCGCCGCTTTGCCAGCTAGGGGCCAAGCTAGAGTCAACCCACCCTGCCAGCCTCAAACAACTCCCTACCAGCTTAGACCCCTCCGCCAACCCTGCACCAATGTACATCAACCCTTCGGGTTTAGCAGAGCAAAGCCTAGGTAGTGATAGTTACCTCACTTCTCCTTCATCTGCTGGCTCCAGCCCAAACTTACATAGATCCTCCCCTCCAATGCCCTCTGGTACTACTTGGAGGCCAGGCCAGGCAGTAGATGAACTTAGTGTGGAGCTGGAAATGAGAGAGAGGATGAGGAGCAGACCAAGAGGAGGAGCAAAGGacactcag CTGTGTGAAAGTTCCCTTCATCCCTTCCTGCAACAGGAGACAGGATGCACCAGAGGGAAACCAGACACAGGTGGACAGGAACTGCTCTTTTCGTACTGTGCTGGTGATGGAAAA GTGAACTGCTGCCAGCTTTGTGATGTGATTGGTCAAGACTTCGATTTGCCCATGCAAATCACTGCCAGTCCAGCACAAGCATCACCCACTGTTCGGAGTCTGGAAGAGGAACTACAGGAGGCCATTCAAAGAGTGCAG ATGGACCCTAATCAATCCATAGATGACATTTTGGACGAGACTATTAGTTGTTCAG ATAACTCTTCACTGATCACAGACTTCCAGTCAGCCACTACCATCCTTTCAGGCTCTTCCCCTGCCCCACAGCCTGACCAATCACAGTCCACCAAGCGCCAAAGAGACTACAACTTCCTGTCCTCTCCTCTGTGCTCTTCGCTTCTTTTAGAGCTTCCTCCCTCACCTAGCAATGGTCCACCCCTCAGTTCAACACCAGCTCCCCTTCCTCCTCCCCCCATCTGCACCACTCCACCATCCAGCTCACTGTCCAGGAAAAGAAGGTCAGAGGTTCCTGATTTTGACCCCGCTGATTGGCTGGAGTCCTTGACCTCTGGCCTGCAACCGCTCACGCCCCCCACCGCCCCATTTCTAGAGAGCAATTTTGGCCTTGACTCAGACCTGAACGTCAACAGGGTCCTTGACCTGATGGTGGAGCAATGGTGA
- the LOC132158244 gene encoding myocardin-like isoform X3: MTLLASERSLLIRNKFRSVLQLRIQNRRQQNELNAESGTKASVPDKVREKEASSGLHQTEDVPTQKSPPSGLTAQTDPDRSYRGAHRQKKARLAEDLSKKIQSQPGPLELLQRHILPLENTASLPSDVFEDDNYSSASASPEQLGMHQSPGLSSSPGQGGDQSLSDVSSVATPISPNSVQQCRLALLPGTEGISQPMTMTVTGSNSISTTGRPKGMYMPSQTPALLPKIRKPSAPPSHSILGGSLTSSRPPRPRKPRDSKPKMRKLKYHQYIPPDQRTGTGSGAGSASQKNNSSRSPPTDSSHSHLLQQQQVFLQLQILNQQQQPPVTNSENHLKISGTTPQSSPKSGTPSTNPSTPDTSPIHQAELLPLNLDDLTVSVLRQQLRKRGLPVSGTKPALLERLRPFQMPRPSLTPAPLCQLGAKLESTHPASLKQPSGLAEQSLGSDSYLTSPSSAGSSPNLHRSSPPMPSGTTWRPGQAVDELSVELEMRERMRSRPRGGAKDTQLCESSLHPFLQQETGCTRGKPDTGGQELLFSYCAGDGKVNCCQLCDVIGQDFDLPMQITASPAQASPTVRSLEEELQEAIQRVQMDPNQSIDDILDETISCSDNSSLITDFQSATTILSGSSPAPQPDQSQSTKRQRDYNFLSSPLCSSLLLELPPSPSNGPPLSSTPAPLPPPPICTTPPSSSLSRKRRSEVPDFDPADWLESLTSGLQPLTPPTAPFLESNFGLDSDLNVNRVLDLMVEQW, translated from the exons TTCTGCAGTTGAGAATACAGAACCGCAGACAGCAGAATGAACTTAATGCAGAGTctg GTACAAAGGCCTCCGTCCCTGATAAAGTTAGGGAGAAAGAAGCCAGCAGTGGTTTG CATCAGACTGAAGATGTTCCCACTCAGAAGTCGCCCCCTAGTGGTCTGACTGCTCAAACTGACCCAG ACAGGAGTTATAGAGGAGCTCACAGGCAAAAGAAGGCCCGTCTGGCTGAGGATCTGAGTAAGAAAATCCAGAGTCAGCCTGGACCACTTGAACTCTTGCAGAGGCATATTCTGCCTCTAGAGAACA CTGCTTCATTGCCATCAGATGTCTTTGAAGATGACAACTACTCGTCTGCCTCTGCATCTCCCGAGCAACTCGGGATGCACCAGTCTCCTGGCTTATCATCATCACCTGGGCAAGGAGGTGACCAATCGCTTAGTGATGTGTCATCTGTTGCTACGCCCATCAGCCCAAACAGTGTACAG CAGTGTAGATTGGCATTGCTCCCGGGAACCGAGGGCATCAGCCAACCAATGACCATGACTGTAACAGGGTCAAACTCCATATCAACAACTGGGAGACCCAAGGGGATGTACATGCCCTCCCAGACACCAGCACTGCTGCCAAAGATACGCA AGCCTTCAGCTCCACCTTCTCATTCCATTCTGGGTGGGTCCTTAACTTCATCCCGCCCTCCGCGGCCACGAAAGCCTCGCGATTCAAAACCTAAAATGAGGAAGTTGAAATATCATCAGTACATTCCCCCAGATCAAAGGACTGGGACTGGAAGCGGAGCAGGAAGTGCTTCACAAAAGAATAATAGTAGTCGGTCTCCGCCCACTGACTCCTCTCACTCCCACCTCTTGCAACAACAGCAGGTGTTCTTACAACTACAAATTCTTAACCAGCAACAACAGCCCCCTGTGACAAACAG TGAGAATCATCTGAAGATTTCTGGAACTACGCCTCAAAGTTCCCCTAAATCTGGAACACCATCAACAAACCCGTCTACTCCTGATACAAGTCCCATCCACCAGGCAGAGTTACTGCCCTTAAACCTTGATGACTTAACA GTGTCAGTTCTTCGGCAGCAGTTGCGGAAACGTGGACTCCCAGTTTCTGGCACTAAGCCTGCATTATTAGAGAGACTTCGTCCTTTCCAGATGCCTCGTCCCTCATTAACACCTGCGCCGCTTTGCCAGCTAGGGGCCAAGCTAGAGTCAACCCACCCTGCCAGCCTCAAACAA CCTTCGGGTTTAGCAGAGCAAAGCCTAGGTAGTGATAGTTACCTCACTTCTCCTTCATCTGCTGGCTCCAGCCCAAACTTACATAGATCCTCCCCTCCAATGCCCTCTGGTACTACTTGGAGGCCAGGCCAGGCAGTAGATGAACTTAGTGTGGAGCTGGAAATGAGAGAGAGGATGAGGAGCAGACCAAGAGGAGGAGCAAAGGacactcag CTGTGTGAAAGTTCCCTTCATCCCTTCCTGCAACAGGAGACAGGATGCACCAGAGGGAAACCAGACACAGGTGGACAGGAACTGCTCTTTTCGTACTGTGCTGGTGATGGAAAA GTGAACTGCTGCCAGCTTTGTGATGTGATTGGTCAAGACTTCGATTTGCCCATGCAAATCACTGCCAGTCCAGCACAAGCATCACCCACTGTTCGGAGTCTGGAAGAGGAACTACAGGAGGCCATTCAAAGAGTGCAG ATGGACCCTAATCAATCCATAGATGACATTTTGGACGAGACTATTAGTTGTTCAG ATAACTCTTCACTGATCACAGACTTCCAGTCAGCCACTACCATCCTTTCAGGCTCTTCCCCTGCCCCACAGCCTGACCAATCACAGTCCACCAAGCGCCAAAGAGACTACAACTTCCTGTCCTCTCCTCTGTGCTCTTCGCTTCTTTTAGAGCTTCCTCCCTCACCTAGCAATGGTCCACCCCTCAGTTCAACACCAGCTCCCCTTCCTCCTCCCCCCATCTGCACCACTCCACCATCCAGCTCACTGTCCAGGAAAAGAAGGTCAGAGGTTCCTGATTTTGACCCCGCTGATTGGCTGGAGTCCTTGACCTCTGGCCTGCAACCGCTCACGCCCCCCACCGCCCCATTTCTAGAGAGCAATTTTGGCCTTGACTCAGACCTGAACGTCAACAGGGTCCTTGACCTGATGGTGGAGCAATGGTGA
- the LOC132158244 gene encoding myocardin-like isoform X2 has protein sequence MTLLASERSLLIRNKFRSVLQLRIQNRRQQNELNAESGTKASVPDKVREKEASSGLHQTEDVPTQKSPPSGLTAQTDPDRSYRGAHRQKKARLAEDLSKKIQSQPGPLELLQRHILPLENTASLPSDVFEDDNYSSASASPEQLGMHQSPGLSSSPGQGGDQSLSDVSSVATPISPNSVQCRLALLPGTEGISQPMTMTVTGSNSISTTGRPKGMYMPSQTPALLPKIRKPSAPPSHSILGGSLTSSRPPRPRKPRDSKPKMRKLKYHQYIPPDQRTGTGSGAGSASQKNNSSRSPPTDSSHSHLLQQQQVFLQLQILNQQQQPPVTNSENHLKISGTTPQSSPKSGTPSTNPSTPDTSPIHQAELLPLNLDDLTVSVLRQQLRKRGLPVSGTKPALLERLRPFQMPRPSLTPAPLCQLGAKLESTHPASLKQLPTSLDPSANPAPMYINPSGLAEQSLGSDSYLTSPSSAGSSPNLHRSSPPMPSGTTWRPGQAVDELSVELEMRERMRSRPRGGAKDTQLCESSLHPFLQQETGCTRGKPDTGGQELLFSYCAGDGKVNCCQLCDVIGQDFDLPMQITASPAQASPTVRSLEEELQEAIQRVQMDPNQSIDDILDETISCSDNSSLITDFQSATTILSGSSPAPQPDQSQSTKRQRDYNFLSSPLCSSLLLELPPSPSNGPPLSSTPAPLPPPPICTTPPSSSLSRKRRSEVPDFDPADWLESLTSGLQPLTPPTAPFLESNFGLDSDLNVNRVLDLMVEQW, from the exons TTCTGCAGTTGAGAATACAGAACCGCAGACAGCAGAATGAACTTAATGCAGAGTctg GTACAAAGGCCTCCGTCCCTGATAAAGTTAGGGAGAAAGAAGCCAGCAGTGGTTTG CATCAGACTGAAGATGTTCCCACTCAGAAGTCGCCCCCTAGTGGTCTGACTGCTCAAACTGACCCAG ACAGGAGTTATAGAGGAGCTCACAGGCAAAAGAAGGCCCGTCTGGCTGAGGATCTGAGTAAGAAAATCCAGAGTCAGCCTGGACCACTTGAACTCTTGCAGAGGCATATTCTGCCTCTAGAGAACA CTGCTTCATTGCCATCAGATGTCTTTGAAGATGACAACTACTCGTCTGCCTCTGCATCTCCCGAGCAACTCGGGATGCACCAGTCTCCTGGCTTATCATCATCACCTGGGCAAGGAGGTGACCAATCGCTTAGTGATGTGTCATCTGTTGCTACGCCCATCAGCCCAAACAGTGTACAG TGTAGATTGGCATTGCTCCCGGGAACCGAGGGCATCAGCCAACCAATGACCATGACTGTAACAGGGTCAAACTCCATATCAACAACTGGGAGACCCAAGGGGATGTACATGCCCTCCCAGACACCAGCACTGCTGCCAAAGATACGCA AGCCTTCAGCTCCACCTTCTCATTCCATTCTGGGTGGGTCCTTAACTTCATCCCGCCCTCCGCGGCCACGAAAGCCTCGCGATTCAAAACCTAAAATGAGGAAGTTGAAATATCATCAGTACATTCCCCCAGATCAAAGGACTGGGACTGGAAGCGGAGCAGGAAGTGCTTCACAAAAGAATAATAGTAGTCGGTCTCCGCCCACTGACTCCTCTCACTCCCACCTCTTGCAACAACAGCAGGTGTTCTTACAACTACAAATTCTTAACCAGCAACAACAGCCCCCTGTGACAAACAG TGAGAATCATCTGAAGATTTCTGGAACTACGCCTCAAAGTTCCCCTAAATCTGGAACACCATCAACAAACCCGTCTACTCCTGATACAAGTCCCATCCACCAGGCAGAGTTACTGCCCTTAAACCTTGATGACTTAACA GTGTCAGTTCTTCGGCAGCAGTTGCGGAAACGTGGACTCCCAGTTTCTGGCACTAAGCCTGCATTATTAGAGAGACTTCGTCCTTTCCAGATGCCTCGTCCCTCATTAACACCTGCGCCGCTTTGCCAGCTAGGGGCCAAGCTAGAGTCAACCCACCCTGCCAGCCTCAAACAACTCCCTACCAGCTTAGACCCCTCCGCCAACCCTGCACCAATGTACATCAACCCTTCGGGTTTAGCAGAGCAAAGCCTAGGTAGTGATAGTTACCTCACTTCTCCTTCATCTGCTGGCTCCAGCCCAAACTTACATAGATCCTCCCCTCCAATGCCCTCTGGTACTACTTGGAGGCCAGGCCAGGCAGTAGATGAACTTAGTGTGGAGCTGGAAATGAGAGAGAGGATGAGGAGCAGACCAAGAGGAGGAGCAAAGGacactcag CTGTGTGAAAGTTCCCTTCATCCCTTCCTGCAACAGGAGACAGGATGCACCAGAGGGAAACCAGACACAGGTGGACAGGAACTGCTCTTTTCGTACTGTGCTGGTGATGGAAAA GTGAACTGCTGCCAGCTTTGTGATGTGATTGGTCAAGACTTCGATTTGCCCATGCAAATCACTGCCAGTCCAGCACAAGCATCACCCACTGTTCGGAGTCTGGAAGAGGAACTACAGGAGGCCATTCAAAGAGTGCAG ATGGACCCTAATCAATCCATAGATGACATTTTGGACGAGACTATTAGTTGTTCAG ATAACTCTTCACTGATCACAGACTTCCAGTCAGCCACTACCATCCTTTCAGGCTCTTCCCCTGCCCCACAGCCTGACCAATCACAGTCCACCAAGCGCCAAAGAGACTACAACTTCCTGTCCTCTCCTCTGTGCTCTTCGCTTCTTTTAGAGCTTCCTCCCTCACCTAGCAATGGTCCACCCCTCAGTTCAACACCAGCTCCCCTTCCTCCTCCCCCCATCTGCACCACTCCACCATCCAGCTCACTGTCCAGGAAAAGAAGGTCAGAGGTTCCTGATTTTGACCCCGCTGATTGGCTGGAGTCCTTGACCTCTGGCCTGCAACCGCTCACGCCCCCCACCGCCCCATTTCTAGAGAGCAATTTTGGCCTTGACTCAGACCTGAACGTCAACAGGGTCCTTGACCTGATGGTGGAGCAATGGTGA